A genomic stretch from Balaenoptera musculus isolate JJ_BM4_2016_0621 chromosome 9, mBalMus1.pri.v3, whole genome shotgun sequence includes:
- the TOMM7 gene encoding mitochondrial import receptor subunit TOM7 homolog produces the protein MVKLSKEAKQRLQQLFKGGQFAIRWGFIPLVIYLGFKRGADPGMPEPTVLSLLWG, from the exons ATGGTGAAGCTGAGCAAAGAGGCCAAGCAGAGGCTGCAGCAGCTTTTCAAGGGAGGCCAGTTTGCCATCCGTTGGGGCTTTATTCCTCTCGTGATATACCTGG GATTTAAGAGGGGTGCAGATCCTGGAATGCCTGAACCAACTGTTTTGAG CTTACTTTGGGGATAA